A single region of the Thermotoga profunda AZM34c06 genome encodes:
- a CDS encoding glycerol-3-phosphate responsive antiterminator, whose product MINYFEFPIVPAIREDTSIQKALSCKATSAFLLTGDIMELGQIIQLFHNSGKYVFVHIDLVKGLGKDEAALKFLKIQLRADGVITTKGNLVTFAKKIDLVPIQRIFLLDSQSLVTGIQQAKSHTPDYIEVLPGLLPDLIKQIKDETKIPVITGGLIKTLNQVKEALIKGATAVSTSEESLWNISL is encoded by the coding sequence ATGATAAACTACTTTGAATTTCCAATAGTTCCTGCTATCAGAGAAGATACTTCAATACAAAAAGCACTTTCGTGTAAGGCAACCTCTGCCTTTTTATTAACAGGAGACATTATGGAACTTGGTCAAATCATACAACTCTTTCACAATAGTGGCAAATACGTCTTTGTGCACATAGATCTGGTTAAAGGACTTGGTAAAGATGAAGCCGCATTGAAATTTCTCAAAATTCAACTCAGAGCAGATGGTGTGATAACAACAAAAGGTAATCTCGTAACTTTTGCAAAGAAAATCGATCTTGTCCCCATTCAGAGAATCTTTCTTCTTGATTCTCAATCTCTTGTTACAGGCATCCAGCAAGCTAAATCACATACTCCAGATTACATAGAAGTATTACCGGGATTGTTACCCGATCTCATAAAGCAAATAAAAGATGAAACAAAGATTCCCGTCATAACAGGAGGACTCATAAAAACCTTAAATCAGGTTAAAGAAGCTTTGATTAAAGGTGCAACGGCAGTCTCAACCAGTGAAGAGTCACTGTGGAATATCTCGCTCTGA
- a CDS encoding DUF1667 domain-containing protein: MNRVVCVQCPVGCKIKFELIDGKIVKIEGNKCPRGLAYLEDELKEPKRVVPTSVRVVGGNYPLASVKTSAPIPKKYIPHLMKKLREIKVNAPVKVGDVILKNIFDTGVDVIATRTVLKNSERDIPQ, encoded by the coding sequence ATGAATAGAGTAGTTTGTGTACAATGTCCTGTGGGATGTAAAATAAAATTCGAGTTGATAGATGGAAAGATTGTAAAAATAGAGGGTAACAAATGCCCAAGAGGCCTTGCATATCTCGAAGATGAACTCAAAGAACCAAAAAGAGTTGTTCCAACAAGTGTCAGGGTCGTAGGAGGAAATTATCCACTCGCATCAGTCAAAACCTCTGCACCGATTCCCAAAAAGTATATTCCACATTTGATGAAAAAACTCAGAGAGATAAAAGTAAACGCCCCCGTGAAAGTTGGGGACGTTATCTTGAAAAACATCTTTGATACAGGTGTGGACGTCATCGCGACGAGAACCGTTTTGAAAAATTCAGAGCGAGATATTCCACAGTGA
- a CDS encoding NAD(P)/FAD-dependent oxidoreductase gives MKTDVLVIGAGAAGMAAALSAAKNGVKVTLVDRDERTGGILNQCIHNGFGLHYFKEELTGPEYAERFSALLENYQIDLLMDCHVHTVKPDRKAILVSPKGVLEIETRSIVYTAGARERPFGALMIPGDRPSGIFTAGVAQKYMNIENRLIGKRALILGSGDIGMIMARRLTLEGVEVVAVIERLPYSGGLLRNVIQCLEDYNIPLYLSSTVVEVRGKERLEEVVVAQVDQNYKPIPGTEKIFKVDTLVLSVGLIPQVELLADLVQLDRISKGISCSNIGQSSNQWIFSAGNCTVIYDLVDYVTIEGEKAGKYAALYAKGESFEMGVPIEPGDNIGIIFPKRYVSGEDLVLYVRSKKPMEKTILTAGNFEKKFEDVMPSEMIRIKIPSQKITGLDKIVVSLKEE, from the coding sequence ATGAAAACCGATGTTCTTGTGATCGGTGCTGGTGCTGCAGGGATGGCAGCAGCATTGAGTGCGGCAAAAAATGGGGTAAAAGTAACTCTTGTTGATAGAGATGAGAGGACTGGTGGAATTCTCAATCAGTGTATACACAACGGCTTTGGGCTCCATTATTTTAAAGAAGAACTGACTGGTCCAGAATATGCAGAGAGATTTTCTGCATTGCTTGAGAATTACCAAATAGATCTTTTGATGGATTGCCATGTTCATACTGTAAAACCAGACAGAAAAGCCATATTGGTTTCTCCAAAAGGTGTCCTTGAGATCGAAACAAGATCGATTGTTTATACAGCCGGTGCGAGAGAAAGACCCTTTGGAGCTTTGATGATTCCTGGCGATAGGCCTTCAGGGATCTTCACAGCTGGTGTGGCACAAAAGTACATGAATATAGAAAATAGACTCATTGGTAAAAGGGCTCTGATATTGGGTTCAGGAGATATAGGTATGATCATGGCACGAAGGCTGACACTTGAAGGCGTTGAAGTGGTTGCAGTGATAGAAAGATTGCCTTATTCTGGTGGACTTTTGAGAAATGTCATACAGTGCCTTGAGGATTACAATATACCTTTGTATCTTTCAAGTACAGTTGTTGAGGTGAGAGGAAAAGAGAGGCTTGAAGAAGTAGTAGTTGCACAGGTTGATCAAAACTACAAACCAATACCAGGTACAGAAAAAATTTTCAAAGTCGATACGTTAGTTCTCTCTGTTGGACTAATACCACAGGTTGAATTACTTGCCGATCTTGTACAACTGGATCGTATCTCAAAAGGCATTTCGTGTTCTAACATAGGTCAAAGTTCAAACCAATGGATCTTTTCTGCGGGCAATTGTACGGTGATCTACGATCTTGTGGATTACGTAACGATAGAAGGAGAAAAAGCAGGTAAATACGCAGCTTTGTATGCAAAAGGTGAAAGTTTTGAAATGGGTGTACCAATCGAACCAGGAGATAATATTGGGATAATCTTTCCAAAAAGATATGTGAGTGGTGAAGATTTAGTTTTATATGTGAGGAGTAAAAAACCCATGGAGAAAACGATTCTAACTGCAGGCAATTTCGAAAAAAAATTTGAAGATGTAATGCCAAGTGAGATGATCAGGATCAAAATTCCTTCTCAGAAAATAACGGGGTTGGATAAGATCGTAGTTTCGTTGAAGGAGGAATGA
- a CDS encoding NAD(P)/FAD-dependent oxidoreductase yields the protein MKVVIIGAGVVGSLAARELSKYDLDLTIIEKNLDIGWGVTKANSAILHAGYDDPVGSNRSKFCSKGNTMYTLLSQELDFEIKRIGSYVVAFSDEEVKTIEELYEQGKVNGVPGLEIHDRSTLLEKEPNLNKEVKCGLWAPTAGITEPWMVAIAAVENAVANGAKIVLNEKVIGFEKENDRIKKVITDKNSYQADIVINAAGLFADQIAILAGAEYVPLHPRRGEYILLDKKVGSTVKSIIFPTPTKTSKGILVLPTIDGGLLLGPTATDLPSEMKNHFETTQEGLEQIRNFTKTLVPSLDFSQTVKTFCGLRPESPQKDFFIGASKIVKNFVNLMAMRSPGLTAAPAIAEYLTEEIIQKELGLKLFPKKDFNPIRKGIKKIVELPLEEWQELVKKDPAAGRLICYCNEVTEAEIIEAIRRGARSLDGIKFRTRAMFGRCQGGFCSIKIMKILERELKLDMSEIVLKSPQSWIVDGKVRE from the coding sequence ATGAAAGTTGTCATAATCGGTGCAGGTGTTGTTGGAAGTTTAGCTGCGAGGGAGCTTTCTAAGTACGATCTTGATTTAACCATAATTGAGAAAAATCTCGATATTGGCTGGGGAGTTACGAAGGCAAATTCAGCCATACTTCACGCTGGCTATGATGATCCTGTTGGTTCTAATCGTTCAAAATTCTGTTCAAAAGGAAACACCATGTACACTCTACTTTCGCAAGAGTTGGATTTTGAGATAAAGAGAATAGGTTCATATGTAGTTGCCTTCAGCGATGAAGAGGTTAAAACTATTGAAGAACTGTATGAGCAAGGGAAAGTCAACGGGGTACCGGGTTTGGAAATTCACGATAGGAGTACCTTACTTGAGAAAGAGCCGAATTTAAACAAAGAGGTAAAATGTGGGCTTTGGGCACCAACTGCAGGTATAACAGAGCCTTGGATGGTTGCGATAGCAGCCGTTGAAAATGCTGTAGCAAATGGCGCAAAAATTGTTTTAAACGAGAAAGTGATAGGTTTTGAGAAAGAAAATGACAGAATCAAAAAGGTCATCACCGACAAAAATTCCTATCAAGCGGATATTGTGATAAATGCAGCTGGACTTTTTGCAGACCAGATAGCCATTCTTGCCGGGGCAGAGTATGTACCATTGCACCCAAGACGTGGCGAGTATATCCTTTTGGACAAAAAAGTAGGCTCGACCGTTAAATCTATCATCTTCCCGACACCTACTAAAACATCGAAGGGAATATTGGTTTTACCAACTATAGATGGTGGTTTATTGCTTGGACCTACAGCAACTGACTTACCAAGTGAGATGAAAAATCATTTCGAAACAACACAAGAAGGATTGGAACAGATAAGGAATTTTACAAAGACTCTTGTTCCATCATTAGACTTTTCTCAAACTGTTAAAACTTTTTGTGGTCTTAGACCCGAAAGTCCTCAAAAAGATTTCTTCATAGGGGCGAGCAAGATTGTTAAAAATTTTGTGAACCTGATGGCGATGAGATCACCTGGCTTGACCGCTGCTCCAGCGATTGCGGAGTATTTGACAGAAGAGATCATTCAAAAAGAGCTTGGTTTGAAATTATTTCCAAAGAAAGATTTCAACCCCATTAGAAAAGGTATAAAGAAAATCGTTGAGCTTCCATTAGAAGAATGGCAAGAACTTGTCAAAAAAGATCCCGCGGCAGGTAGATTAATCTGTTATTGCAATGAAGTCACGGAAGCGGAGATAATCGAAGCAATAAGAAGGGGTGCACGGTCACTTGATGGCATAAAATTCCGAACAAGAGCGATGTTTGGGAGATGTCAGGGTGGTTTTTGCTCTATAAAAATCATGAAGATTCTCGAAAGAGAGCTCAAGTTAGATATGTCAGAGATTGTTCTCAAATCACCTCAAAGTTGGATCGTCGATGGGAAGGTGAGAGAATGA
- a CDS encoding class I SAM-dependent methyltransferase, whose product MEWFIDESFWKDMYDWLFPPERFQTAKEQVEKVLNITGIQSGNVLDLCCGPGRHTYELAKLGFSVTAVDASEFLLNKAKEFCSEFTNVRFVHADMRDFVESNHFDLVINMFTSFGYFKDHEDNLKVLRNIRKSLKSGGKLLMEMSSKEIILKNYRDSIISERNQKMLIEKHSFEPGMARMINDWIVLENGRYKIHRLEHYVYSAQELRMMLQMCGFENIVVYGSLDGDPYDLNAKRLVVVAE is encoded by the coding sequence ATGGAATGGTTCATTGACGAAAGTTTCTGGAAAGATATGTATGACTGGTTATTCCCACCAGAACGTTTCCAAACGGCAAAAGAACAGGTGGAAAAGGTTTTGAACATAACGGGTATTCAAAGCGGTAATGTACTTGATCTTTGCTGTGGACCGGGAAGACATACTTACGAGCTTGCAAAACTTGGTTTTTCTGTCACGGCAGTTGATGCTTCGGAATTTCTTTTGAACAAAGCCAAAGAGTTTTGTTCAGAATTCACAAACGTACGTTTCGTTCATGCCGATATGAGAGATTTTGTTGAGTCAAATCATTTTGATCTTGTCATCAACATGTTCACGTCATTTGGCTATTTTAAAGATCATGAAGATAATCTAAAAGTCCTAAGAAATATCAGAAAAAGTTTGAAAAGTGGCGGCAAACTTTTGATGGAGATGTCTTCAAAGGAGATAATTCTAAAAAACTACAGAGATTCAATAATTAGTGAACGTAATCAAAAAATGCTCATCGAAAAACACAGTTTTGAGCCTGGTATGGCAAGGATGATAAATGACTGGATTGTCCTTGAAAATGGCAGATATAAAATTCACAGATTGGAGCACTATGTTTATTCTGCACAAGAATTGAGAATGATGCTTCAAATGTGTGGATTTGAAAATATCGTTGTATACGGTTCATTGGATGGAGATCCCTATGATTTGAACGCTAAAAGATTAGTTGTTGTAGCTGAATAG
- a CDS encoding alpha/beta hydrolase yields the protein MNLDIYNQDIRLIDPICSPVFKVNGKRGVLLIHGFTGSPHDMAYVAERLFSEGFTVSVPRLPGHGTNHKDFLNSTWRDWVRRSIDAYLDLTNFCDEINVVGLSMGALLATVVTSSFKAKKLVLAAPAFKVTDWRLKFTPLMSLFVQYREKEPPVFDDPSLNKLAQEYWNKVFIKPAAQLYKLQKIAIKSLEKVESSTLVIVTQKDNTVPLSVLDVIREHLKSEFKTVVLEKSAHPVTNDVEKELVAEKIVEFLSN from the coding sequence GTGAATTTAGATATATACAACCAAGATATTCGTTTGATCGATCCTATATGTTCTCCTGTTTTCAAAGTAAATGGTAAGCGGGGTGTACTTTTGATTCATGGTTTCACAGGAAGTCCACATGACATGGCTTATGTTGCCGAAAGGCTTTTCAGTGAAGGATTCACCGTATCCGTTCCGCGACTTCCTGGGCATGGTACGAATCACAAAGATTTTTTGAACTCAACTTGGAGAGACTGGGTTAGAAGGTCAATAGATGCCTATCTTGATCTAACCAATTTTTGTGATGAAATAAACGTTGTTGGTCTTTCGATGGGGGCACTTCTTGCTACTGTTGTAACATCGAGCTTCAAAGCCAAGAAACTCGTCTTAGCAGCTCCTGCTTTCAAGGTAACAGACTGGCGGCTGAAATTCACTCCTTTGATGAGTTTGTTTGTGCAGTACAGAGAAAAAGAACCACCAGTTTTTGATGATCCTTCATTGAATAAACTGGCTCAGGAGTATTGGAATAAGGTTTTCATCAAACCCGCTGCTCAATTGTATAAGTTGCAAAAGATTGCTATCAAGAGCTTGGAGAAAGTTGAATCTTCCACATTAGTCATAGTTACTCAAAAAGACAACACCGTCCCATTATCTGTCTTGGATGTGATAAGAGAACACTTAAAGTCTGAGTTCAAGACGGTTGTTCTTGAAAAAAGTGCACATCCTGTGACGAATGATGTAGAAAAAGAACTTGTCGCTGAAAAGATCGTAGAGTTTCTCTCTAATTGA